A window from Carassius carassius chromosome 40, fCarCar2.1, whole genome shotgun sequence encodes these proteins:
- the bricd5 gene encoding BRICHOS domain-containing protein 5 yields the protein MVRCWKLSEASLGDPRNMHCGPLSSSRVNHKVLWGSIAAMLLIVIIALGVTAHLGLQHKAQSSLQVVRIPDHTGDLINQSALIDKHNSIVTYSVTSHVNHTSTVIFDMRHGLVCYKPGNQDSCFLRRMESLDYENVQSHLNKSEQQVRQVWVVGNQTEKHTEFLGVLPGSRVEASTLQEPLQSICQQASVYWTRRSDGPGKQRLIYFCIDICFPSNICVSVCFYYLPE from the exons ATGGTGAGGTGCTGGAAGCTTTCAGAAGCCAGTCTAGGGGACCCACGGAACATG CACTGTGGTCCTTTGAGCTCCTCCAGGGTTAATCACAAAGTTCTCTGGGGGAGTATTGCTGCCATGCTGCTCATTGTTATCATCGCTCTCGGTGTGACCGCACATCTAGGGCTACAGCACAAGGCACAA TCTTCATTGCAGGTTGTCAGAATTCCTGATCACACAGGTGACTTGATCAATCAGTCGGCTCTGATTGACAAGCACAACAGCATAGTGACCTACTCTGTTACTTCCCATGTCAACCACACCTCCACAGTGATTTTTGACATGAGACAT GGGCTGGTATGCTATAAACCTGGCAACCAGGACAGCTGCTTTCTTCGCCGGATGGAAAGTTTGGATTACGAGAATGTGCAGTCTCATCTGAACAAGTCTGAGCAACAG GTTCGTCAGGTCTGGGTGGTGGGAAATCAGACTGAAAAACACACTGAGTTTTTGGGAGTGCTGCCCGGCAGTCGTGTTGAAGCTTCCACCCTTCAAGAACCTCTTCAGTCCATCTGTCAGCAGGCCTCTGTGTACTGGACTAGAAGATCTGATG GTCCCGGGAAACAAAGACTTATTTACTTCTGCATCGACATCTGCTTtcccagcaacatttgtgtttctgtgtgcTTCTACTACTTGCCAGAGTGA
- the pgp gene encoding glycerol-3-phosphate phosphatase: MASSKCTQLTEALSRPLLDSVDSVLFDCDGVLWRGDQAIPGASEVINSLKKSGKQVFFVTNNSSKTRQMYADKLGKLGFDASADEVFGTGYCSAVYLKNVCKLDGKVYLIGSNAMRKELEYVGIQPVGVGPDPISGVQKDWANVPLDNEVRAVLVGFDEHFSYMKLNRALQYLCNPDCQFVGTNMDTRLPLEGGKTIPGTGCILRAVETAAQRQAQVVGKPSNFIFDCVASQFGLDPERCLMVGDRLDTDIMLGSNCGLKTLLALTGVSTVGEAEANQKSECPQRQKMVPDYYIESIADILPALQA, from the exons ATGGCTTCATCTAAGTGTACGCAGCTGACAGAAGCTCTGAGCAGACCGTTACTGGACTCAGTGGACAGTGTGCTCTTTGACTGCGATGGCGTATTATGGAGAGGGGACCAAGCCATCCCCGGAGCCTCTGAGGTTATTAATTCTCTGAAGAAAAGCGGAAAACAGGTGTTTTTTGTTACAAACAACAGCTCGAAAACCCGACAAATGTACGCGGATAAATTAGGCAAGCTCGGTTTCGATGCCTCCGCGGACGAGGTGTTCGGGACCGGGTACTGCTCGGCGGTGTACCTCAAAAATGTGTGTAAACTCgacggaaaagtctatttaattgGGAGCAATGCGATGAGGAAGGAGCTCGAGTACGTGGGGATCCAGCCGGTCGGTGTGGGACCTGACCCCATCTCAGGAGTCCAGAAAGACTGGGCGAATGTTCCTCTCGATAATGAGGTCCGAGCTGTACTGGTCGGCTTTGATGAGCATTTCAGCTACATGAAGCTCAACAGAGCTCTGCAGTACCTGTGCAACCCCGACTGTCAGTTCGTGGGTACTAACATGGACACGAGGCTGCCTCTGGAGGGAGGCAAAACGATCCCTG GGACAGGGTGCATCCTAAGGGCGGTAGAGACCGCTGCGCAGCGCCAAGCTCAAGTGGTTGGAAAGCCCAGCAACTTCATATTCGACTGTGTGGCTAGCCAGTTCGGTCTGGACCCTGAGAGGTGTCTGATGGTCGGAGATAGACTGGACACGGACATCATGCTAGGCTCAAACTGTGGCCTGAAGACCCTGCTGGCCCTCACAGGAGTTTCTACTGTAGGCGAAGCTGAGGCAAACCAGAAGAGCGAATGTCCACAACGGCAGAAGATGGTGCCTGACTACTATATAGAGAGCATTGCTGATATTTTACCTGCACTACAAGCATAG
- the meiob gene encoding meiosis-specific with OB domain-containing protein, which produces MKMMYGSIGNYVPISDLNINITHSKVVGVIIGKTDSRGFPDRKNAGSERFTFSFTIKDSPEHFINVSAWGNEEYVQGLSSRFRIGDCVVIENPLVVTKDYEKEERFCPSTPSTYRLLVTETHSSIRICSDLETEARILPLFHMPIKDSRDFYSLGDITANGESLNGHIINILAAVQSIGEEKFFTKSDGRKGQRLEIKLFDDTGKSFPFVCWDKETIRLVQTLTQRETVLFIADARITFDSFRSCMTATATSKTIITLNPDTAEANQLFTCIRELLEAGGLDDQDVLSGDDVQLDSISDVLTVEKLKARSQEHAEVLHCIIFGFITSLELNSSISKVIRKRCAKCKFRINEESQTCSNDACPNQGQQLQATEGFDLLLDISDHTGTVQSCSLAGTVAEKTLGCKTEEFLRLSESQRMTLKWQFLLERCKIYLKVFPSTRSRSGMRASILSCALADPVEVKQSFASFVV; this is translated from the exons AAGGTGGTCGGAGTTATAATTGGGAAAACTGATTCAAGAGGTTTTCCAGACCGGAAAA atgctGGCTCTGAAAGGTTTActttcagctttaccatcaaagATTCCCCAGAACATTTTATCAATGTGTCTGCATGGGGAAATGAGGAATACGTCCAAGGACTGAGCAGTCGCTTTCGGATTGGGGATTGTG TTGTAATTGAAAATCCCCTCGTAGTGACCAAAGACTATGAGAAGGAAGAAAGATTTTGCCCTTCAACACccag tacctACAGGCTGTTGGTAACAGAGACTCACTCAAGCATTAGGATATGCTCAGATTTAGAAACAGAGGCCAGGATTCTGCCACTATTCCACATGCCAATTAAAGACTCAAGGGACTTCTATTCATTGGGAGACATTACTGCAAATGGAGAGAGTCTGAATGGACACATCATTAACATTCTAGCAGCAGTGCAGTCG ATTGGAGAGGAGAAATTCTTTACCAAATCTGATGGACGCAAAGGACAGAGGCTAGAAATAAAGCTGTTTGATGACACTGGGAAATCATTTCCTTTTGTGTG ctGGGATAAAGAGACTATTAGGCTGGTACAAACACTGACACAAAGAGAAACAg TGCTGTTTATTGCAGATGCCCGCATCACTTTTGACAGCTTTCGCAGCTGTATGACAGCAACAGCCACCTCAAAGACAATCATTACCCTCAACCCTG ATACAGCAGAAGCCAACCAGCTGTTCACATGTATAAGGGAACTGCTAGAAGCTGGAGGACTGGATGACCAAGACGTCCTCTCAGGTGACGATGTGCAAT TGGATTCCATTAGTGATGTTCTGACTGTGGAAAAGCTTAAAGCCAGAAGTCAAGAACATGCTGAGGTCCTTCACTGCATAATATTTGGATTCATCACAAGTCTGGAACTAAATTCCTCCATCTCGAAGGTCATACGCAAGAGATG TGCCAAATGCAAATTTCGAATCAATGAGGAGAGTCAGACATGTTCCAATGATGCCTGTCCAAATCAAGGACAACAGCTCCAGGCCACTGAAGGCTTTGACCTGCTGTTGGACATCAGTGATCACACTGGGACTGTGCAGTCGTGCAGCCTGGCAGGCACAGTGGCTGAGAAAACCCTGGGCTGTAAA ACAGAAGAGTTTTTGCGTCTGTCGGAGTCTCAAAGGATGACTCTGAAATGGCAGTTTCTTCTGGAGAGATGCAAAATCTATCTAAAg GTTTTTCCATCTACTAGAAGCAGAAGTGGAATGAGGGCAAGCATTTTGTCATGTGCACTCGCTGACCCCGTTGAAGTGAAGCAAAGCTTTGCCTCCTTTGTGGTTTGA
- the mlst8 gene encoding target of rapamycin complex subunit lst8 — MNVNQGTVGSDPVILATAGYDHTVRFWQAHSGICTRTVQHQDSQVNSLEVTPDRSMIAATGYQHIRMYDLNSNNPNPVINYDGVSKNITSVGFHEDGRWMYTGGEDCMARIWDLRSRNLQCQRIFQVNAPINCVCLHPNQAELIVGDQSGVIHIWDLKTDHNEQLIPEPDVSVNSVHIDPDASYMAAVNSSGNCYVWNLAGGIGDEVTQLIPKTKIPAHKRYSLRCKFSPDSTLLATCSADQTCKIWRTSNFSLMTELSIKSNNPGETSRGWMWDCAFSGDSQYIVTASSDNLARLWCVETGEIKREYSGHQKAMVCLAFNDSVLG; from the exons ATGAATGTGAATCAAGGCACCGTGGGCAGTGATCCGGTGATACTCGCCACCGCTGGATATGATCACACCGTCCGGTTTTGGCAGGCTCACAGTGGCATCTGCACGAGAACCGTCCAGCACCAGGACTCT CAGGTAAATTCCCTTGAAGTGACACCTGATAGGAGCATGATTGCTGCTACTG GTTATCAACACATACGCATGTATGACTTAAACTCAAATAATCCAAACCCTGTGATCAATTACGACGGTGTCAGCAAAAACATCACGTCTGTTGGCTTTCACGAGGATGGGCGGTGGATGTACACGGGTGGAGAAGACTGCATGGCTCGCATCTGGGACTTGAG GTCAAGGAATCTACAGTGCCAAAGAATATTTCAAGTCAATGCACCTATTAATTGTGTTTGTCTTCATCCCAATCAG GCTGAATTAATTGTTGGGGACCAAAGTGGCGTTATCCATATTTGGGATTTAAAAACAGACCACAATGAACAGCTCATCCCAGAGCCAGATGTGTCCGTCAATTCAGTCCATATCGATCCTGATGCCAGTTATATGGCTGCAGTCAACAGCTCG GGTAACTGTTATGTTTGGAATTTGGCCGGAGGAATCGGCGATGAGGTGACACAACTCATACCCAAGACCAAGATCCCTGCTCACAAACGCTACTCATTACGCTGCAAATTCAGCCCAGACTCCAC ATTGTTGGCCACATGCTCCGCTGACCAGACCTGTAAAATCTGGAGAACCTCCAACTTCTCTCTGATGACAGAGTTGAGTATAAAGAGTAACAACCCAGGAGAGACGTCCCGAGGCTGGATGTGGGATTGTGCCTTCTCTGGAGATTCACAATACATAGTTACAG cCTCCTCAGATAACCTTGCACGTCTGTGGTGTGTGGAGACTGGAGAGATCAAACGGGAGTACAGTGGCCATCAGAAGGCCATGGTGTGTTTGGCCTTCAATGACAGTGTGCTTGGATAG